One segment of Neodiprion fabricii isolate iyNeoFabr1 chromosome 1, iyNeoFabr1.1, whole genome shotgun sequence DNA contains the following:
- the LOC124177087 gene encoding uncharacterized protein LOC124177087 isoform X2 encodes MNTSAVNDKAKKTFSPKHILLTLKKNPGHSHMSAVISPIDKNRDAKVSGRKLLKMKKNICEPVSEGVRSIVLKDVGNLDESNIADLSLPKITQISRSNKRLPSIERSFALDKGLFTESQFLHKCTNMLHEQQRLDIFFNKSVKMNTNDSKCRTLQLTLNKHSRFIPNILKSTKIIDGTFSSITDPTESDNASVMKCNEASEHSEDQVMKKRKRKQVLRPLNLKRHQSKINQTFAKKKKINLSLPKFRDNRNLTEDSNSTASDVNPKNISEQDVESEFSKPKKGYLAITEELMPDSIYCDELHTANLEVLCKTGNLSNDSDGASTRIDQSVEKIFEEFKEPDYKNYIASEDLHFDIDEMDKLLSSDVNSLLLESSAIVQPSTNIIKYDVNGNDIVRHCREFENRYNKSTQELDSSRKITHCYNNELEMPINTFTKIIHSDNLDDSYSNTFDCDWDFEFDDDFQEFQQGLEKPTFSTYIDSEPEIGEVNYTKTSNAALPITDELNSSAISLVVSNKVPDNVFSDEFNEQSLDSLQSNDDRMKQLLDSNSNAEKCHLNANYSSDNNNCVSLDFDTNCELFKSGNCSADKKLNTDLLEEQTHKDFNALLDFKGQFLSDEECDMNGLEIENGNIEDSPPMQLGDAFLNSLQSVSDVPLQSCTFSDLHNDLSLDLEREFHANSILISNYHNSWINDTEFEKPVQIKATNTKTAGYNVKSTCVNAIENEDSMLQNVVQSEMLTSCLDTGHLNYTDSLLLNILSRRRSEHPSTCDAKVIDTDTMQSCSRCSPLWMIRKRNLKKLSTSNLESLAHGPHNCMDLLPLISHRSISEMSYKNAQPFKSGKNSDDIHRLPLKNHSDVSSFHSTKRFYSKISGYQTGKNASHFNFTKELNVTYRHFIPSSNESLNHQDLLEGQSISCKVSSLEKLRSTHELVTNLEKPSQAARNNSKRKSNKQIHDTARMPCPYCDKTYKSDVTLDNHVKDIHRYRPSQFIYKNKKYVCDKCSKEYVMSAAIAKHFKLHEDYSLTCRQCKEHFSEKKFLMRHINDYHLIQEFHCSSCNRKFTRKKEYTRHLNECEGCEDSSS; translated from the exons ATGAATACCTCAGCGGTAAATGACAAAGctaagaaaactttttctccaaagcatattttattaaccttaaaaaaaaatcctggaCATTCCCACATGAGCGCAGTTATTAGTCCTATTGATAAAAATCGAGATGCAAAAGTATCTGGTagaaaattactcaaaatgaaaaagaacatTTGTGAGCCAGTTAGCGAAGGTGTTCGTAGTATTGTACTCAAGGATGTGGGTAATTTGGATGAGTCAAACATAGCCGACTTATCCTTACCGAAAATAACTCAAATTTCTAGAAGTAACAAAAGATTGCCAAGTATAGAGCGCAGTTTTGCACTTGACAAGGGTCTGTTTACCGAATCACAATTCCTCCACAAATGTACGAACATGTTACACGAGCAGCAAAGattagacatttttttcaataaatcagTCAAGATGAATACGAACGACTCGAAGTGTAGGACTCTACAATTAACTCTGAACAAACATAGTAGATTCATTcctaatattttgaaaagtacaaaaattattgacgGCACTTTCAGCAGTATTACTGACCCAACTGAGTCTGATAATGCGAGCGTTATGAAATGTAATGAAGCTAGTGAACATAGTGAAGAtcaagtaatgaaaaaaagaaagaggaagcAGGTCCTGAGGCCGTTAAATTTGAAACGTCACCAATCAAAGATAAACCAaacgtttgcaaaaaaaaaaaaaattaatctatCTTTGCCAAAATTCCGTGATAATCGGAATTTAACTGAAGATAGTAACTCAACAGCTTCTGATGTAAATCCAAAAAACATATCAGAGCAGGATGTGGAGAGCGAATTTTCCAAACCAAAAAAAGGCTATTTAGCAATTACAGAAGAACTAATGCCGGACTCTATCTACTGCGACGAGCTACATACAGCTAATCTGGAAGTACTATGTAAGACTGGGAATTTGTCTAATGACAGTGATGGTGCAAGTACCCGTATTGATCAATCggttgagaaaatatttgaagagTTCAAAGAACcagattataaaaattacattgcTTCCGAAGATCTTCATTTCGATATTGATGAAATGGATAAATTACTGAGTTCTGACGTAAATAGTCTGCTATTAGAATCGTCAGCCATTGTACAACCAAgtacaaatataataaaatacgatGTAAACGGTAATGATATTGTTAGGCACTGcagagaatttgaaaatagatATAATAAATCAACGCAGGAGCTGGACAGCAGTCGTAAAATTACACACTGTTATAACAATGAGCTTGAGATGCCAATTAAtacatttacaaaaattatacactcTGATAACTTGGATGATAGTTATTCTAACACTTTCGATTGTGATTGGGATTTTGAATTTGATgatgattttcaagaatttcaacAAGGTCTTGAAAAGCCAACATTTTCGACATACATTGATTCTGAGCCTGAAATTGGTGAAGTCAATTATACCAAGACTTCGAATGCTGCTTTACCAATAACTGATGAGCTCAATAGCTCTGCAATTTCCCTGGTTGTTAGTAACAAGGTTCCTGATAACGTTTTCAGTGACGAATTTAATGAACAGTCTTTAGACAGCCTGCAATCTAATGACGACAGAATGAAACAGCTATTGGATTCCAATTCTAATGCTGAAAAGTGCCACCTAAATGCTAATTATAGCAgtgacaataataattgcgTTTCGCTCGATTTCGATACAAATTGTGAACTCTTCAAAAGTGGGAATTGCTCGGCAGACAAGAAACTGAACACTGATTTACTGGAGGAACAAACCCACAAAGATTTTAATGCATTGCTTGATTTTAAGGGCCAATTTCTTAGTGATGAAGAGTGTGACATGAATggattggaaattgaaaacggTAACATTGAAGATTCACCACCTATGCAACTAGGCGATGCGTTTCTCAATTCTTTACAGTCCGTCTCGGATGTTCCACTACAGTCTTGTACATTTAGTGATCTTCACAATGATCTAAGTTTGGATCTTGAAAGAGAGTTTCATGCAAACAGTATTTTAATATCTAACTACCATAATTCTTGGATCAATGATACTGAGTTTGAGAAACCTGTTCAAATAAAAGCAACAAATACTAAAACAGCTGGTTACAATGTCAAGTCTACATGTGTAAATGCAATAGAAAATGAAGACTCTATGTTACAAAATGTGGTTCAAAGTGAAATGCTTACATCTTGCCTAGATACCGGACATCTGAATTATACTGATTCTCTATTACTAAATATACtgtcaagaagaagaagcgagCATCCATCAACCTGCGATGCCAAAGTCATTGATACTGATACTATGCAATCGTGTAGTCGATGCTCACCACTATGGATGATTAGGAAaagaaatctaaaaaaattgagtacaTCGAATTTGGAAAGCTTAGCACATGGTCCACACAATTGCATGGATTTGTTGCCATTGATATCACATAGAAGCATTTCAGAAATGTCTTATAAAAATGCACAGCCTTTTAAAAGTGGGAAAAATTCTGATGACATCCATCGATTGCCACTGAAGAACCATTCAGACGTTAGCAGCTTCCATTCCACAAAAAGGTTCTACAGCAAAATTTCTGGCTATCAAACCGGCAAAAACGCATCACACTTCAACTTCACTAAGGAATTAAATGTAACCTATCGACACTTCATACCCAGTTCAAATGAGTCCCTTAATCACCAGGATCTACTTGAAGGCCAATC aatttcatGTAAAGTATCTTCTTTAGAGAAGCTTAGATCTACACACGAGCTTGTGACAAATTTGGAAAAGCCAAGTCAAG CTGCGCGGAATAATTCTAAAAGGAAAAGTAATAAGCAAATACATGACACTGCACGAATGCCTTGCCCCTACTGCGATAAAACATACAA ATCAGATGTGACCTTGGATAACCATGTGAAAGATATTCATCGTTATCGGCCTTCCCAGTTcatttacaaaaacaaaaaatacgtttgtGACAAGTGCTCAAAGGAATATGTTATGTCTGCAGCCATTGCGAAACATTTCAAATTGCATGAAGATtatag TTTGACCTGCAGGCAATGCAAAGAACATTtctctgagaaaaaatttctgatgCGCCACATAAACGACTACCATTTGATTCAAGAATTCCACTGCAGCTCTTGTAACCGAAAATTTACTAGGAAAAAAGAGTACACACGACACTTGAATGAATGCGAAG GTTGTGAAGATTCTTCTTCTTAA
- the LOC124177087 gene encoding uncharacterized protein LOC124177087 isoform X1, translating into MNTSAVNDKAKKTFSPKHILLTLKKNPGHSHMSAVISPIDKNRDAKVSGRKLLKMKKNICEPVSEGVRSIVLKDVGNLDESNIADLSLPKITQISRSNKRLPSIERSFALDKGLFTESQFLHKCTNMLHEQQRLDIFFNKSVKMNTNDSKCRTLQLTLNKHSRFIPNILKSTKIIDGTFSSITDPTESDNASVMKCNEASEHSEDQVMKKRKRKQVLRPLNLKRHQSKINQTFAKKKKINLSLPKFRDNRNLTEDSNSTASDVNPKNISEQDVESEFSKPKKGYLAITEELMPDSIYCDELHTANLEVLCKTGNLSNDSDGASTRIDQSVEKIFEEFKEPDYKNYIASEDLHFDIDEMDKLLSSDVNSLLLESSAIVQPSTNIIKYDVNGNDIVRHCREFENRYNKSTQELDSSRKITHCYNNELEMPINTFTKIIHSDNLDDSYSNTFDCDWDFEFDDDFQEFQQGLEKPTFSTYIDSEPEIGEVNYTKTSNAALPITDELNSSAISLVVSNKVPDNVFSDEFNEQSLDSLQSNDDRMKQLLDSNSNAEKCHLNANYSSDNNNCVSLDFDTNCELFKSGNCSADKKLNTDLLEEQTHKDFNALLDFKGQFLSDEECDMNGLEIENGNIEDSPPMQLGDAFLNSLQSVSDVPLQSCTFSDLHNDLSLDLEREFHANSILISNYHNSWINDTEFEKPVQIKATNTKTAGYNVKSTCVNAIENEDSMLQNVVQSEMLTSCLDTGHLNYTDSLLLNILSRRRSEHPSTCDAKVIDTDTMQSCSRCSPLWMIRKRNLKKLSTSNLESLAHGPHNCMDLLPLISHRSISEMSYKNAQPFKSGKNSDDIHRLPLKNHSDVSSFHSTKRFYSKISGYQTGKNASHFNFTKELNVTYRHFIPSSNESLNHQDLLEGQSISCKVSSLEKLRSTHELVTNLEKPSQVGKIRYRYSYSRSWFLQYLRAARNNSKRKSNKQIHDTARMPCPYCDKTYKSDVTLDNHVKDIHRYRPSQFIYKNKKYVCDKCSKEYVMSAAIAKHFKLHEDYSLTCRQCKEHFSEKKFLMRHINDYHLIQEFHCSSCNRKFTRKKEYTRHLNECEGCEDSSS; encoded by the exons ATGAATACCTCAGCGGTAAATGACAAAGctaagaaaactttttctccaaagcatattttattaaccttaaaaaaaaatcctggaCATTCCCACATGAGCGCAGTTATTAGTCCTATTGATAAAAATCGAGATGCAAAAGTATCTGGTagaaaattactcaaaatgaaaaagaacatTTGTGAGCCAGTTAGCGAAGGTGTTCGTAGTATTGTACTCAAGGATGTGGGTAATTTGGATGAGTCAAACATAGCCGACTTATCCTTACCGAAAATAACTCAAATTTCTAGAAGTAACAAAAGATTGCCAAGTATAGAGCGCAGTTTTGCACTTGACAAGGGTCTGTTTACCGAATCACAATTCCTCCACAAATGTACGAACATGTTACACGAGCAGCAAAGattagacatttttttcaataaatcagTCAAGATGAATACGAACGACTCGAAGTGTAGGACTCTACAATTAACTCTGAACAAACATAGTAGATTCATTcctaatattttgaaaagtacaaaaattattgacgGCACTTTCAGCAGTATTACTGACCCAACTGAGTCTGATAATGCGAGCGTTATGAAATGTAATGAAGCTAGTGAACATAGTGAAGAtcaagtaatgaaaaaaagaaagaggaagcAGGTCCTGAGGCCGTTAAATTTGAAACGTCACCAATCAAAGATAAACCAaacgtttgcaaaaaaaaaaaaaattaatctatCTTTGCCAAAATTCCGTGATAATCGGAATTTAACTGAAGATAGTAACTCAACAGCTTCTGATGTAAATCCAAAAAACATATCAGAGCAGGATGTGGAGAGCGAATTTTCCAAACCAAAAAAAGGCTATTTAGCAATTACAGAAGAACTAATGCCGGACTCTATCTACTGCGACGAGCTACATACAGCTAATCTGGAAGTACTATGTAAGACTGGGAATTTGTCTAATGACAGTGATGGTGCAAGTACCCGTATTGATCAATCggttgagaaaatatttgaagagTTCAAAGAACcagattataaaaattacattgcTTCCGAAGATCTTCATTTCGATATTGATGAAATGGATAAATTACTGAGTTCTGACGTAAATAGTCTGCTATTAGAATCGTCAGCCATTGTACAACCAAgtacaaatataataaaatacgatGTAAACGGTAATGATATTGTTAGGCACTGcagagaatttgaaaatagatATAATAAATCAACGCAGGAGCTGGACAGCAGTCGTAAAATTACACACTGTTATAACAATGAGCTTGAGATGCCAATTAAtacatttacaaaaattatacactcTGATAACTTGGATGATAGTTATTCTAACACTTTCGATTGTGATTGGGATTTTGAATTTGATgatgattttcaagaatttcaacAAGGTCTTGAAAAGCCAACATTTTCGACATACATTGATTCTGAGCCTGAAATTGGTGAAGTCAATTATACCAAGACTTCGAATGCTGCTTTACCAATAACTGATGAGCTCAATAGCTCTGCAATTTCCCTGGTTGTTAGTAACAAGGTTCCTGATAACGTTTTCAGTGACGAATTTAATGAACAGTCTTTAGACAGCCTGCAATCTAATGACGACAGAATGAAACAGCTATTGGATTCCAATTCTAATGCTGAAAAGTGCCACCTAAATGCTAATTATAGCAgtgacaataataattgcgTTTCGCTCGATTTCGATACAAATTGTGAACTCTTCAAAAGTGGGAATTGCTCGGCAGACAAGAAACTGAACACTGATTTACTGGAGGAACAAACCCACAAAGATTTTAATGCATTGCTTGATTTTAAGGGCCAATTTCTTAGTGATGAAGAGTGTGACATGAATggattggaaattgaaaacggTAACATTGAAGATTCACCACCTATGCAACTAGGCGATGCGTTTCTCAATTCTTTACAGTCCGTCTCGGATGTTCCACTACAGTCTTGTACATTTAGTGATCTTCACAATGATCTAAGTTTGGATCTTGAAAGAGAGTTTCATGCAAACAGTATTTTAATATCTAACTACCATAATTCTTGGATCAATGATACTGAGTTTGAGAAACCTGTTCAAATAAAAGCAACAAATACTAAAACAGCTGGTTACAATGTCAAGTCTACATGTGTAAATGCAATAGAAAATGAAGACTCTATGTTACAAAATGTGGTTCAAAGTGAAATGCTTACATCTTGCCTAGATACCGGACATCTGAATTATACTGATTCTCTATTACTAAATATACtgtcaagaagaagaagcgagCATCCATCAACCTGCGATGCCAAAGTCATTGATACTGATACTATGCAATCGTGTAGTCGATGCTCACCACTATGGATGATTAGGAAaagaaatctaaaaaaattgagtacaTCGAATTTGGAAAGCTTAGCACATGGTCCACACAATTGCATGGATTTGTTGCCATTGATATCACATAGAAGCATTTCAGAAATGTCTTATAAAAATGCACAGCCTTTTAAAAGTGGGAAAAATTCTGATGACATCCATCGATTGCCACTGAAGAACCATTCAGACGTTAGCAGCTTCCATTCCACAAAAAGGTTCTACAGCAAAATTTCTGGCTATCAAACCGGCAAAAACGCATCACACTTCAACTTCACTAAGGAATTAAATGTAACCTATCGACACTTCATACCCAGTTCAAATGAGTCCCTTAATCACCAGGATCTACTTGAAGGCCAATC aatttcatGTAAAGTATCTTCTTTAGAGAAGCTTAGATCTACACACGAGCTTGTGACAAATTTGGAAAAGCCAAGTCAAG TGGGAAAGATTAGGTATCGTTATAGTTATAGCAGGAGCTGGTTTTTGCAATACTTACGAG CTGCGCGGAATAATTCTAAAAGGAAAAGTAATAAGCAAATACATGACACTGCACGAATGCCTTGCCCCTACTGCGATAAAACATACAA ATCAGATGTGACCTTGGATAACCATGTGAAAGATATTCATCGTTATCGGCCTTCCCAGTTcatttacaaaaacaaaaaatacgtttgtGACAAGTGCTCAAAGGAATATGTTATGTCTGCAGCCATTGCGAAACATTTCAAATTGCATGAAGATtatag TTTGACCTGCAGGCAATGCAAAGAACATTtctctgagaaaaaatttctgatgCGCCACATAAACGACTACCATTTGATTCAAGAATTCCACTGCAGCTCTTGTAACCGAAAATTTACTAGGAAAAAAGAGTACACACGACACTTGAATGAATGCGAAG GTTGTGAAGATTCTTCTTCTTAA